One Triticum dicoccoides isolate Atlit2015 ecotype Zavitan chromosome 5B, WEW_v2.0, whole genome shotgun sequence genomic window carries:
- the LOC119310382 gene encoding uncharacterized protein LOC119310382, which translates to MDELLEDPFPRLLPELVEEVFFRIPPDEPASLVRASAVCKPWRRILAGLGFRRRYRKFHGTPPVLGLFQHGNCLLRKGSRFVPTSALFLAQPDDRPDWFAMDCRHGRALFARIRKTSDLMVLDPVTGHRRRVPSTPKYPLSFSAAVLCAAQGCDHHGCQGGHFRLAVVTTNQRQGVTSGWLYSSETRVWSELTSVHHPNVRYTNNFGAPSVLVGDALYFNIGGIVECKLGTLRLSIYEKPIDRGGRLMTVEEGRLGFAAVVDVTNLTLWSWETGPVGAIGWAKLRVIDLKTLLPTCEFGIRSWANALVISGVAEGTQVIFVRARVGSYMVHLKSGRVRPVCASSDIKIFPYVSFYIPAMEAACFGQGQ; encoded by the exons ATGGACGAGCTCCTAGAGGATCCGTTTCCTCGCCTTTTGCCTGAGCTCGTCGAGGAGGTGTTTTTCCGCATTCCGCCGGACGAGCCCGCCTCTCTCGTCCGTGCCTCCGCCGTCTGCAAGCCCTGGCGCCGCATCCTCGCCGGTTTGGGCTTTCGCCGCCGCTACCGCAAGTTCCACGGAACACCTCCCGTCCTCGGGCTCTTCCAACACGGCAACTGCCTACTCCGAAAGGGATCCCGCTTCGTTCCCACCTCCGCCCTCTTCCTTGCCCAGCCTGACGACCGTCCCGATTGGTTTGCAATGGACTGCCGCCACGGGCGCGCCCTCTTCGCTCGCATACGGAAGACCTCTGACCTCATGGTCTTGGACCCTGTGACGGGCCACCGGCGCCGCGTGCCCTCGACACCCAAGTACCCGCTCAGCTTCAGTGCGGCCGTGCTCTGCGCCGCACAAGGCTGCGACCACCACGGTTGCCAAGGAGGGCATTTCCGTCTGGCCGTCGTCACCACCAATCAGCGGCAAGGCGTCACATCAGGCTGGCTGTACTCATCGGAGACTCGCGTGTGGAGCGAGCTCACCTCTGTTCACCACCCCAATGTCAGGTATACCAATAACTTTGGTGCGCCCAGCGTCCTTGTGGGCGATGCACTCTACTTCAACATTGGTGGCATCGTGGAGTGCAAACTTGGTACACTCCGCTTGTCAATATACGAGAAGCCGATCGATCGCGGTGGGCGTCTCATGACGGTGGAAGAGGGCAGGCTGGGATTCGCTGCCGTGGTTGATGTCACAAATCTAACCCTATGGTCGTGGGAGACTGGACCCGTGGGAGCCATCGGATGGGCAAAACTCAGGGTAATTGATCTCAAGACGCTGCTCCCAACATGTGAATTTGGGATTAGGAGCTGGGCAAATGCATTGGTGATCAGTGGCGTCGCGGAGGGCACCCAAGTCATTTTTGTGAGAGcacgtgttggttcttatatggttCATCTCAAGTCAGGGCGAGTCAGGCCGGTGTGTGCTTCTTCTGACATAAAAATCTTTCCCTACGTGAGCTTCTACATCCCAG CAATGGAAGCAGCTTGTTTTGGCCAGGGGCAGTGA